The window TGTGTCAAGATAATACTTTGTTTTCTCATTACTTTTCTCCATCTATTGATTCATGATGTTCTTTTCTCTGCTTGATATCTTGCGAATCCTAGTCACGTGGATCTCGTCGTCCGATTTACCCCAACTTAGTGAATTGCAGAGCTTGCATGTTGTGCATGCAACCATTTTCTAAAGTCGTTCTTGGTTTTCTAAAATGTCGTCAGCATATTTTCTGTTGTTGAATTGTTTCTTCATTCCATCTTTGGCCGATCGTCTTATGCAAAATGATTGTAAGTTCGATGCATAAATGTGCAAATATAGGTTGTTGTGTTTGCCCTAATTGTTTACGAagttttaaattcaattgGAAATCCAATTTTGTGATCATAAGCtgaaaattcaattcaaatgaGAATTTACAGTATCCTTTTGCACAACACAAAGATATGATTTGAAGTAAGACTCCACAACAACTTAtggtatttatttatattacaatatttataaaataaaaaacaaatcaattgaaattcaaaacatgcttaataaatacaaaaaatgcattgattaaaaaacaaaaaaatcacttttagtttttttttttttaattaccaaGGAtattgatgcactatttattagcactaaaaatacctgcaagtttacagggtagatctagtataactaaaggtcagtaccgggatatcgaacacagggaataagattgcaactgtctatcatatactaagcgtcatatactatctagagacacacattatttttggtttttggttttataaactagacataaatataaataaataaaataaaataatacaaaacaTGCTAAAGAATGTAGAGTTTTAGGATCCAACTAATATAACCTAGTGATGATTAATCTCATAGAACCTTTACCTTTACGTGTCTCCAGGATTATTAGGAAAGTCGCCATTATCAGATAAGCCCCCTCTCGAGTGTACCTATCCAGTAGATTAGACTCTAACTATCaaagtctccttctaatagATTATATTCTAACTCCTTAAGTTCCTAAGACTCAAGCCCTCACAAAGGGTCTCCTCTCTCGAGTGGGGATAAACCTATGTGTTGTACCCGTTCCTTTTACCACGTAAAACTAGCTATCTCTCGATTAATCTAGTTAAACGGACATAGTTCTAAAGTTGGCCAgacaaaagaacaataaaagcacAAGAACAAGCAAAACAATCACAAGAGCCAGGAAAAAagttcaattcaataaatcaaaacatgttcataatagtcttcaccaaaaaccatacaaaagatatttaactactcatagacaagtagtaaaaatcaataaaagtactagacatgaaagaaatagataaaacccaaggttgaatcttcaatcttcagtctctcttgcctggatctgcagagctccgctccaatggaagatggatgaATTGATGTGTGGAATATGGAATGGAAGAATGTGTAGAGAGGAAAAGATTGGAGGTTCTGAGATAGAGATTGTGAATTAGGTTtgggtatttataggctaGAAAAAGGGTTTAGGAATGGTAAAAATTATCCTccaagaaatataaaagatattattttcgaattcttcaattaatagGAGAGATTTGAGCAATAATTTATTCCTTCCTTGAATTTCCGCCTAATTTCCGCTAGCtttgactgcactgcgcaaTGTTCGTAGAATAGTCataactccgattgagacgtgcgAGATGTCCACGCGAAGCTCATTCGAGGACGAAGAGAATGATATGAATTAAGCACTAATTGGACTTCAAACTCGCTGGCAGAATGGGCTCGAACAGAGGCTGCTGCACCTTGGTctttttgcacctttttctatctttttctatcatttatcaacaaacacattaaaaataccaaatgtataacatatgcaatttaagaacataatttgcatgattgacatttaaaacgagtcaaatctagcccttaaaaacatgcaaaatccgtgTTTGTCAGATATCCACCGGCGGGCCCAGTAACTATTTCCCACGCTGATTTATAGGCACTTCAATGGGTGAAACTTTAGTTGTAcagtattattttagaaaacatgACAATCAAAATGCccctaaatattttttgtttttcttagagcatccgcaatggtcgactagcgaccggctagccgattcgtcacgctagccgatcggctagccgaaccattgcaatcggcgaacacgaaatcggcgagcggatcggcgtgggctggccgatcgctcgtcgctggccgatcggctagccgccattgtggcggcccgatcgtgccagcgccgatttttgaatttttttttttttttaaatcatatataaacgcgattttcgtttcattttcatttgcaccactttgttttaacgagttttctctctctctaactttcgtacaagagcatcatcgagcgatgagtaacgcgggtggtagcggtcgggtggtagtggtggggatcctgagagtacgaacggaggatgaacgaggctatggatgcctacatgaaccgcgggaTGGAGCGTGGAACAtgcaggcgatacctcgccctccacgagttgtccaccaccgagcagtgattgatcgggatcacgtagctgcacatcagcggctgtacgacgactactttgcagagaacccgcggtttcccgccaacatgttccggcggcgttttagaatgcgcagggagttgtttatgcgcatcgttAGCGCAttagagcgtcgatatctgtgtttccgcttcaggcacgatgcggctggcagacccggccacacccctattcaaaagtgcacggcggcaatcgggcagttggcctacggagcgcgcggcagacatgtgggatgagtacctccacatcggtgagtcgtcgGCCACCGAAATGTCTAAAGGAGTTACGTAGGGGGCGTGATCGGCATTTACGGTGAGCCGGTACCTTcaagccctactcccgaagattgtcggaatttgatgcagatgcacggggagaagcatgggttcccgggatgttaggcagcatagattgtatgcattgggagtggaagaactgtccgaccgctggaagggggcctacacgaccggctacaagtcaaagaaccacacgataatcctcgaggccgtagctgattaccggctgtggatcggcatgcgtattttggggtagctgggtcgaacaacgacctcaacgtcccgaactcgtctcccctcttcaacgagaagtgccagATAgcgtcggtccagccgtctcttttgtggccaacggcaaccggcatgatatgggctactacttggcggatgggatataccctcggtggccggtctttgtgaagacgatccgacaaacaaatgatgaaaagaaggcctactttgcgcaacgacaggagtcggcgcgcaaagacgtggagcgcgcatttggtgtgctccagtctcgatgggcggcaattaagggtccaacgcgtttgtgggatgtcggatgcgtttccgAGATAATGTACGCCTACATTATCccgcacaacatgatcgtcgaagacgaaggcgtacaaccgactagttgggtcggtgacgatgaagccggtccaagccacgggaacggccacccctagtgtacgatagggggtacctctcgatgaagccggccgcctcaaggaatttgccaacatgcgccaagtggatgctcatattcaactccaaaaggatataattgaagagttgtgggcacggaggactgcacggcgatagttttttttctttattatgcatgtaattttttttatctatgtaacttttttaaatgcaattaatgaattttcccgtatatgtgtcgtaaatttaattctatattttaatcgtaattttaattccgtaaatgtagtatattttgaattgtttttattacggctggcctatgactggcctaaatctgatatggtaggtggtttttttagtgttgctgacgtggcaggggagaaaATGGTTGGTCTATgactggcctatggctggcctaagcaccattgcggatgctcttatactGGGTGGCAAATATACATACCTTAATTTGGACATAATGGATTTTATGGGCTTCACAAATTGTGGGCCTATTAAAGTGTAAACCTCTGTGATAGTAATAAATGTACATTCCTTGCATATTATCAAATCTGAAAAACCCTAgacaaaacccccaaattgaAGGCCTCTGCAGCCTTAATCCCACTCGCCTAGCATTTCCTGCTGCAGAGCACAACGAATCTACAACTTCCAAATTACTAAGGATTGGAAAGAGATGGTCTGGTTCCAGTGCGAGGATTGCGGCGACAACCTTAAGAAACCCAAGCTTCCTACTCACTTCAGGCAATGCTCTGCTTTCAAGGTTTCCCGGAATCTACTTTTCACTCGAATTTCCACTTTTTCTATGAATTTTACACGTTTGTTGGATTATGCTGATGATTGTTCTGCTGATTTCGCTCTATATCAGCTATCATGTATCGATTGTGGACAAGTATTTGGCCAGCATGACGTTGAAAGCCACACTCAATGCATTACCGAAGCGGTATTTCACATACCTTTCTTGAATTATTAAGTCTCCTTGTAACAAACTGAGTgtctaatttcaaaatttctacCTTTGGAGTTATTCGTTTACTTGAGCTTCGTTATCTTTTTTCGAGTTTCTATACTTCTCTGTAGAGGCATTCCTTTTAATTGCTATGTGCATCCTTTATATCTGTtgcatttccttttatttcgAGTTTTGATTCCATTTACACTGCATTTTGTCTTATTCATATATGCTTGGTTTATGCTATGATCTATTTGAATAAATTCCAATGGCATTGTCTTACatggagatttttttattttgatttactaTCTTTTATGACGTCCATCAGGAAAAATATGGTCCAAAGGGTCAAGGAAATGCAGGGAATGGGATGAATACTAAGCCCAAAAAAGATGCAAAGCAGAGACCAGAGGTTGACATAAATGTGGGATTATCTGAACGCCCTCCATGGTTCTGTAGGTATGTTTCCCAAATCCCATGTGCCAAGTATTAATGGTTCAGATTCACCGCGCTCCTCTAGTTTATCCATTAAGTGGAAGACATATAAGAGGAATAGTGGAATTGGTTGTAAACTTTAATCCTTTTAATTATGAGGGGGCGGAAGATAGGTAGACTGTAGGGGGATATTAGGATGACTGCTTCTTGTATGAATTTTAGGATTGAGCTGTCTGTTAATACTGTGATCTGCTCATGGTTTACTTCATGCCATTGGCCTTTTTACTGTCATTTGTTTCCCACGTTTGAGCTAGATGATTTAGTCACATTTGTTCAATATGATTTGAATTGCTTCAGGATGCCcctaaattataataaagaaCTGCTTATTCCTCGTGTTTATTGTTCTTTTGGTACTTTAAGGTTGTTTCTCACATCTTTTGTCTTGTTATCCTCATATTCTGAACCacaaattttcatgttttttatatgtttgcaGCCTTTGTAACACCAAGGCTACAAGTAAGCAAGCTTTGCTTCTCCACGCAGATGGGAAAAAACACAGAGCAAAAGCAAGAGGGTTCCATGCAAAACAGCAGGGCAATGAGACTGTAGAAACCACTGTCTCTGCTGAAAACAATGAAACAAATAACGTTTCtgtaaataaagaaatcaGTGGATATCTAAATTCATCTGTAGTTGATCCCCCGTGGGACGGATCTGGAGTGGAGAATAATTCTTTGGAATCAAACAAGAAACGGAAACTCGAGGCATCTGAAAATGGTGATGCTAACCACAAGACTGGAGTTGATGTTTCTGCAGAACTAGGAAATGGTAAGGTTACACAAGTACAAGGACTAGAAATAGAGGTAACAAAAAGCTCGAAGAAGGCCAAACTGGATTCACCTGCAGACAAGGATGCGAGCAAGAACGTTAAGTGGAAAAAGCTTATTGTTTCAGCACTGAAATCTGTACGTATCTTATGCCCTTTTAGTAATATAAAGTTTCTGATCATTATTGAAAATCtgacaatttattttgaactcTGAATCTTGCATTTTTGCAGAATCCAGATGGTGCAATGAAACTTAAGAAGCTTAAGAAATTTGTTGTGAAATCTTTAAAGGACTCTGGCTGTGTGGAAGACAAAAACCAAGCAACTGAGATGATTAAGCAAAAGGTGACAAGTTCTTTATCCATTTGCATGTGTACATATTCTTAACTGGTTTTAatagagtaattttttatggCTTCAAATTACTCAAACTGTTATTACTCATTTTGGTATCGTCTGTTGATGCAGATCGAATCAAGCTCAAGATTTGTTGTGGATGGAAAATATGTTCGCCTAGCCACAACCAGCTGAGGAGGGTCCATATGTCTTCGTCATATGAATTGATGAATTACCAAATGGATATCAAAACTGCTGAATTTGTATGTGTGGCCTTTTTgtatggattttttttaatttagttttttattcgGGTTTCTACATTGAGCTGCATTCTACATTCAGATTTTGCACCTCAATGTGGGGTGAGGTGGATATATGAGGAATTTAGGGGtaattttgtgttatttgGTATCATAAACTATGTCAAAGAAGAACCCTGACTACAAATATTGGTATAAACGAATTTCAGATGACAGGTTTTGGTATCTTGTTGAAAGTGAATCCATTTTTCCAATaatctttataaatttatttcattttcaaacaGTAGGatgaatttttctttttcgcaTCTAAGAATTGTGTTGGCAATTGGGACGATTTTATGATTCTGTCtagatttgaaattaattaagtttattaGTTATATTTGCAAAATTTGTAATGCAACTTAAACAAACAAGAATTGGAAACCAAGGAATGGAACACGTTGACTAAATCAAGTCACGGCAGATTCTATAATGAAACTATATGGAACATTGCTTTTGCTGCCCCATTTTCAATTTCGAACATACTTTATAAGCTTTATGGATTCATATCAACAGTGTGGAATCACCAACTCTATATGGATGCTTTTCATATATGGATTGTAGCAAGACCAAAGCTAGAAAAGCAGAATCAATACTACGATTAACAATATAACGGAGAACCCCATAGCCTGCAAAAACAAAGCTTCGTCTCAGAACATCCATCTAATAGAAATCTAACATCGTATAACAAGAGAATTAAATGGAGTGCTCTACTCACAGCGATTGCAGAAGCAGCGAGCCCAGCTCGTTCCCTAGGATCCTTGCGGTAGTAATTCCCAAAGTACAAAATTGTTGCATAATACCATGTCAGAGGGCACAAGAAACCCACAAGAAAACTGAACAATGGAGAAGATATTATTTCTGCTGGGAATAAGGAAAATATGCAGCAAAATATAAGATTTTACTTACGAGAACCATCCTATTCCACATCCAAAGCAAGGAAGAGGTTTGTCATACAATCCCAGTTGAGAgtcttcttcatctttaaTCAGGgtatatttacctttttccCGCTCTGCAGCATCCGTTGGTTGCCCTATAAGGATGAAACAGTATGTTCATAGGTTTTTTGTATTGAACAAGAATATAACAAAGGAAAAGGCTAATGTAACTTGTCATAATAACATTTACAATTAGGTGAGAAGGAGATTTACTTTATATCCAaatgtaaattgcattttttttaggCTAGACAAGTTTACAAGCTACTTCTAATCGACAAACCTAATCTGGAGAATTTCACCCaaatgaaagagaagagaaaaagagattatataataaaatacgaTGAAAATCATGAAAGCACAGCTTTAGCTGTTTACTGATCCAACACAATATTGGCAGCTTATGTCAACTAGAAATGTTCTATGAATTTAGCCTAGAACATGTAATATGGAACATTATCGAGCAGCCAATATGATTTTAACAATTACCTTTAAATATGGAATAATATCGAGCAGAAGGCCTCAAAAGTTCAAGATGCTTTTCTGAAACCGATCTGACCAGTTCAAGGCCATTTCTACCCTCTCCCTCCTCAATAGTAGCATCTGTAACACCAAGAAGTTATAGCATCAGGAGGCTTATTAGTCTCTcaacctttttatttttattgatctcactcatccctttaTAACTGGTCTTACTgtggaaaatatatatttcctGCTGGAATTTTGTTAGCATTGCCGTCTTACTCATCATAaacttttctaattttaaattgtcatGGCAAGTTAATACATATGGACAAACTAAGTCATATAGATTGATGATAAGATCTGtcaaaaatgcaaaatcaCTTGGTTCGGCAAAAGCTCCAAAAATGGACCTTCACATATGACCTATTATTCTTTACTAAGTTTCAGTTGTCAAACTGACACTAGCTATAAGTTACGGAAGGACCAACTGAGAAAAGTGACTAACAATGTTCAACAAGAGGATAAAGCTTAGGTTTCATGAACgtgttttttcttattttcggTAGGAAGCTGAAAGGATTGAACCATGCCAT is drawn from Salvia hispanica cultivar TCC Black 2014 chromosome 6, UniMelb_Shisp_WGS_1.0, whole genome shotgun sequence and contains these coding sequences:
- the LOC125195858 gene encoding UBP1-associated proteins 1C; translated protein: MVWFQCEDCGDNLKKPKLPTHFRQCSAFKLSCIDCGQVFGQHDVESHTQCITEAEKYGPKGQGNAGNGMNTKPKKDAKQRPEVDINVGLSERPPWFCSLCNTKATSKQALLLHADGKKHRAKARGFHAKQQGNETVETTVSAENNETNNVSVNKEISGYLNSSVVDPPWDGSGVENNSLESNKKRKLEASENGDANHKTGVDVSAELGNGKVTQVQGLEIEVTKSSKKAKLDSPADKDASKNVKWKKLIVSALKSNPDGAMKLKKLKKFVVKSLKDSGCVEDKNQATEMIKQKIESSSRFVVDGKYVRLATTS
- the LOC125195859 gene encoding uncharacterized protein LOC125195859; the protein is MDQNATIEEGEGRNGLELVRSVSEKHLELLRPSARYYSIFKGQPTDAAEREKGKYTLIKDEEDSQLGLYDKPLPCFGCGIGWFSFLVGFLCPLTWYYATILYFGNYYRKDPRERAGLAASAIAAMGFSVILLIVVLILLF